A section of the Tenrec ecaudatus isolate mTenEca1 chromosome 10, mTenEca1.hap1, whole genome shotgun sequence genome encodes:
- the NUP85 gene encoding nuclear pore complex protein Nup85 — MEELGGEPAVTLLPEVNSKKKQLCFDWGPGEMLTCETSFNKTAEPEAEPSCPYIYILRKDMDVHSPVLRKLFNESHGIFVGLQRLEEELSGKPRKAQLVRVSKNYRSVVRACMEEMHQAATAAKDPAGSCQFSSQVSILSAVELIWNLCEILFIEVAPAGPLLLHLLDWVQLHACEADSLSADVLGSENPSKHEKFWNLVTILVLQGRLDEARQMLSKEADANPASAAMCRVLGDLMRTMPILSPGNTQTLTELELKWQHWHEECERYLQDGTFAPSPHLSLLCQILLGNEAVILEQKELLGNWYHLMVTQLLYSHPTVKPTELHSYAQSSLDLFLGGESSPEPLDNILMAVFEFDIHQVIKECSIALSNWWFVAHLTDLLDHCQLLQSHSLYFGSNMREFILLEYASGLFAHHSLWQLGVDYFDHCPELGRVSLELHIERIPLNTEQKALKVLRVCEQRGMTEQVRSICKILAMNAVRNNRLGSALSWSIRAKDAAFATLVSDRLLRGYCERGCFSDLDLIDNLGPAMMLSDRLTFLGKYREFHRLYGEKRFVAGASLLLSLMTSQIAPRSFWMTLLTDALPLLEQKQVIFSAEQTYELMRCLEDLTEGRPVCTEPDGLGPQDDDIETTKVEMLRLALARNLARAIIKEGSLEGS, encoded by the exons ATGGAGGAGCTCGGTGGGGAGCCGGCGGTCACT TTGCTTCCAGAGGTGAACTCCAAGAAGAAGCAACTGTGTTTTGACTGGGGCCCTGGGGAGATGCTGACGTGTGAAACCTCCTTCAACAAAACAG CGGAACCAGAGGCAGAGCCCAGCTGCCCCTATATCTACATCCTCCGGAAGGACATGGACGTGCACTCTCCGGTCTTGAGGAAGCTCTTCAATGAGTCCCACGGCATCTTCGTGGGCCTGCAGAGGCTGGAAGAAGAACTGAGTGGCAAACCCCGCAAAGCGCA attGGTTCGAGTGAGCAAGAACTACCGATCGGTCGTCAGAGCGTGCATGGAGGAGATGCACCAGGCTGCAA CTGCTGCGAAAGATCCAGCCGGTAGCTGCCAGTTCAGCAGCCAG GTCTCCATCTTGTCTGCCGTGGAGCTCATCTGGAACCTCTGTGAGATTCTCTTCATTGAAGTCGCCCCGG CCGGCCCGCTCCTCCTGCACCTCCTTGACTGGGTCCAGCTGCACGCATGCGAGGCGGACAGTTTGTCAGCAGACGTCCTAGGCAGTGAAAACCCAAGCAAACATGAGAAGTTCTGGAATCTG gtGACCATCTTAGTGCTTCAGGGTCGGCTGGACGAGGCCCGGCAGATGCTCTCCAAGGAGGCCGATGCCAACCCCGCCTCAGCAGCCATGTGTCGCGTACTGGGGGACCTGATGAGGACGATGCCCATCCTCAGC CCTGGGAACACGCAGACACTGACAGAGCTGGAGCTGAAGTGGCAGCACTGGCACGAGGAGTGTGAGCGATACCTGCAGGACGGCACCTTCGCCCCCAGCCCGCACCTGAGCCTGCTCTGTCAG ATCCTGCTGGGGAACGAGGCTGTGATACTGGAGCAGAAGGAGCTGCTGGGGAACTGGTACCACCTGATGGTGACACAGCTGCTGTACTCCCACCCCACCGTGAAGCCCACTGAGCTGCACAGCTATGCCCAG TCCAGCCTGGACCTGTTCCTGGGTGGGGAGAGCAGCCCTGAACCCCTGGACAACATCTTGATGGCGGTCTTCGAATTTGACATCCACCAGGTGATCAAGGAGTGCAG CATCGccctgagcaactggtggtttgtgGCCCATCTGACCGACCTGCTGGACCACTGCCAGCTGCTCCAGTCCCACAGCCTCTA TTTCGGGTCCAACATGAGAGAGTTCATCTTGCTGGAATATGCCTCCGGGCTGTTCGCACATCACAG CCTCTGGCAGCTGGGGGTGGATTACTTCGACCACTGCCCTGAACTGGGCCGCGTCTCCTTGGAGCTGCACATTGAACGCATCCCCCTTAACACGGAGCAGAAGGCCCTCAAGGTGCTGCGGGTCTGTGAGCAGCGGGGGATGACTGAGCAAG TGCGCAGCATCTGTAAGATCTTGGCCATGAACGCCGTCCGCAACAACCGCCTGGGCTCCGCCCTCTCCTGGAGCATCCGAGCCAAAGATGCCGCCTTTGCCACCCTGGTGTCTGACAG gctcctcaggggctactgTGAGCGGGGCTGCTTCTCTGACCTGGATCTCATCGACAACCTGGGGCCGGCCATGATGCTCAGCGACCGACTCACCTTCCTGG gGAAGTACCGAGAGTTTCACCGGCTCTACGGGGAAAAGCGCTTCGTGGCTGGCGCCTCCCTCCTCCTGTCCCTGATGACCTCGCAGATCGCCCCCCGGTCATTCTGGATGACCCTCCTGACCGATGCCCTGCCCCTTTTGGAACAGAAGCAG GTGATCTTCTCCGCAGAGCAGACCTATGAGCTGATGCGGTGCCTGGAAGACCTAACTGAAGGCAGACCTGTCTGCACCGAGCCTGATGGCCTGGGGCCCCAG